In Mycobacterium sp. Aquia_216, a genomic segment contains:
- a CDS encoding WS/DGAT/MGAT family O-acyltransferase yields MKRLSGWDSVLLYSETPNVHMHTIKVAVIELDPDRRGFDLDSFRQVIGARLNKLEPFTYQLVDIPWKFHHPMWREHCEVDLDYHIRPMRLPEPGGRRELDDAIGRIASTPLDRDRPLWEMYFVEGLANNRVAVVGKIHHALADGVASANLMARGMDLLPTPESGPQLTDPAPSKPQLVRSAFTDHLRQFAKLPGTIRYTAQGVGRVRRSSRKLSPELTMPFTPPPTFLNHRLTPDRRFATATLALADVKETGKKRGVKINDVVLAISTGALRTLLLRYDGTAEPLLASVPASFDFSPERISGNYFTGMMVALPADLDDPLARLQVCHDNANSAKEAFHLVGPELISRWSNYMPPLATESFFRWASSRDGQNKVLNIPISNVPGPRERGRVGGAQVTEIYSVGPLTAGSGLNITVWSYADQLNISVLSDGATVKDPHEVTEAMVADFIELRRAAGLSEELTPVEAAMAPA; encoded by the coding sequence ATGAAACGGCTGAGCGGCTGGGACTCGGTACTGCTGTACAGCGAGACCCCGAACGTGCACATGCACACCATCAAGGTCGCCGTGATCGAGCTCGACCCGGATCGCCGCGGCTTCGACCTCGACTCGTTTCGCCAGGTCATCGGGGCCAGACTGAACAAACTCGAGCCCTTCACCTATCAGCTTGTCGACATCCCGTGGAAGTTCCACCATCCGATGTGGCGGGAACACTGCGAGGTGGACCTCGACTACCACATCCGACCGATGCGGCTGCCCGAGCCCGGCGGTCGCCGTGAGCTGGACGACGCGATCGGACGCATCGCCAGCACCCCGCTGGACCGCGACCGCCCGTTGTGGGAGATGTACTTCGTCGAGGGCCTGGCCAACAACCGGGTCGCGGTAGTCGGCAAGATCCACCACGCGCTCGCCGACGGCGTCGCATCGGCCAATCTGATGGCCCGGGGGATGGACCTGCTGCCCACCCCCGAGAGCGGCCCCCAGCTCACCGACCCCGCGCCCAGCAAACCGCAATTGGTGCGCTCGGCGTTCACCGATCACCTCCGGCAGTTCGCGAAACTGCCGGGCACCATCCGCTATACCGCGCAGGGGGTTGGCCGGGTCCGGCGCAGTTCGCGAAAGCTCTCGCCGGAGCTGACCATGCCCTTCACCCCGCCACCCACCTTCCTCAACCACCGACTCACCCCGGACCGCCGTTTCGCCACCGCCACCCTGGCGCTCGCCGATGTCAAGGAGACCGGCAAAAAGCGAGGTGTCAAGATCAACGACGTGGTGCTGGCCATCTCCACCGGAGCATTGCGTACCTTGCTGTTGCGCTATGACGGCACCGCCGAGCCGCTGCTGGCCTCCGTCCCGGCGAGTTTCGACTTCTCCCCGGAACGGATCTCGGGCAACTACTTCACCGGGATGATGGTGGCGCTGCCGGCCGATCTCGATGACCCGTTGGCCCGGCTGCAGGTCTGCCACGACAACGCCAACTCCGCCAAGGAGGCGTTCCACCTGGTCGGTCCCGAACTGATCAGCCGGTGGTCGAACTACATGCCGCCGCTGGCCACCGAGTCGTTTTTCCGGTGGGCGTCCAGCCGCGACGGCCAGAACAAGGTGCTCAACATTCCGATCTCGAATGTGCCCGGGCCACGCGAGCGCGGCCGGGTCGGCGGTGCCCAGGTCACCGAAATCTATTCGGTGGGGCCGCTGACCGCCGGCAGCGGCCTCAACATCACCGTGTGGAGTTACGCCGATCAGCTCAACATCTCGGTGCTGTCCGACGGCGCCACCGTCAAAGACCCGCATGAGGTGACCGAGGCCATGGTCGCCGACTTCATCGAATTACGCAGGGCGGCAGGACTTTCCGAGGAGCTGACGCCCGTCGAAGCCGCGATGGCGCCGGCCTGA
- a CDS encoding crotonase/enoyl-CoA hydratase family protein, with the protein MSTGNEEANEPEVLVEQRDRILIITINRPKAKNAVNLAVAKGLAEAVDRLDGDAGLSVGILTGAGGSFCAGMDLKAFARGEFPIVEGRGMGFTERPPTKPLIAAVEGYALAGGTELALATDLIVASKDSAFGIPEVRRGLVAGGGGLLRLPQRIPSAIAMELALTGENLSAERAHALGMVNVLAEPGTALDAAITLAEKIAANGPLAVAVTKQIIVESRGWSPDDFFAKQGKLLAPVFGSSDAKEGAIAFAEKRAPQWTGT; encoded by the coding sequence GTGAGCACTGGAAACGAAGAAGCCAACGAGCCCGAGGTTCTGGTCGAACAACGGGATCGGATCCTGATCATCACGATCAATCGTCCGAAGGCCAAGAACGCGGTCAACCTCGCGGTAGCCAAGGGCCTGGCCGAGGCGGTCGACCGGCTCGACGGCGACGCGGGTCTTTCCGTGGGCATCCTGACCGGCGCCGGTGGGTCGTTCTGCGCGGGCATGGACCTCAAAGCGTTTGCGCGCGGAGAGTTTCCGATCGTCGAGGGCCGCGGCATGGGCTTCACCGAGCGTCCGCCGACCAAACCACTGATCGCGGCGGTCGAGGGCTACGCCCTGGCCGGTGGCACCGAGCTGGCGCTGGCCACCGATCTGATCGTGGCGTCCAAGGACTCCGCCTTCGGCATCCCCGAGGTGAGGCGCGGCCTGGTCGCCGGTGGCGGAGGACTGCTGCGGCTGCCGCAGCGCATCCCGTCGGCGATCGCGATGGAGCTGGCGCTGACCGGTGAAAACCTGAGCGCGGAGCGTGCCCACGCGCTGGGGATGGTGAACGTGTTGGCCGAGCCCGGAACGGCACTGGACGCGGCCATCACGCTGGCCGAGAAGATCGCCGCCAATGGGCCGCTCGCGGTGGCCGTCACCAAGCAGATCATCGTCGAGTCGCGCGGCTGGAGCCCCGATGACTTTTTCGCCAAGCAGGGCAAGCTGCTGGCGCCGGTGTTCGGATCCAGCGACGCCAAGGAAGGCGCGATCGCGTTCGCCGAGAAGCGCGCGCCCCAGTGGACGGGCACCTAG
- a CDS encoding MIP/aquaporin family protein: MESTSTAVRLRAGLPGMMLAEFFGTFVLLLLGLGTCALNVVGLSGSGRQSVAFGPANWLIIVFGWAFAVTLATYIAGGISGAHLNPAITLAFAIARKFSWRNVVPYSVAQLVGAFSAAAVVYGVYRPAIDYYNAANHLARPDSPDTYSIFATSPAVYFHGGYLGPLVDQLVGTAILMALIAALIDHRNQAPAGNTAPLTIGLIVAVIGCSFGTNAGYALNPARDLGPRLFTYLMGWGKLAFSGDYGSTTQYWWIPIVGPLIGSVVGIFLYDFFIGRALDARATLLLTPEPGLAPLPTTDGASKVAGPVTAEDSAGAEDHAA; encoded by the coding sequence GTGGAATCGACATCGACAGCTGTCCGGCTGCGCGCGGGATTGCCCGGCATGATGCTCGCCGAATTCTTCGGCACGTTCGTGCTGCTTCTGCTGGGCCTTGGCACCTGCGCGCTCAACGTCGTCGGCTTGTCCGGGTCGGGCCGGCAAAGCGTCGCGTTCGGCCCGGCGAACTGGCTGATCATCGTCTTCGGCTGGGCGTTCGCCGTGACGCTCGCGACCTACATCGCCGGCGGCATCAGCGGCGCGCACCTGAACCCGGCGATCACGCTGGCCTTCGCGATCGCGCGTAAGTTCAGCTGGCGCAACGTCGTCCCGTACTCGGTCGCACAGTTGGTGGGGGCGTTCAGTGCGGCAGCGGTGGTGTACGGCGTCTACCGCCCCGCGATCGACTACTACAACGCGGCCAATCACCTCGCCAGGCCCGATTCGCCGGACACCTATTCCATCTTCGCGACGTCCCCGGCCGTGTATTTTCACGGCGGCTACCTGGGACCGCTCGTCGACCAGCTCGTCGGTACCGCCATCCTGATGGCGCTGATCGCCGCATTGATCGACCACCGCAACCAGGCCCCGGCGGGCAACACCGCGCCGCTGACCATCGGCCTCATCGTCGCCGTGATCGGCTGCTCCTTCGGCACCAATGCCGGCTACGCGCTCAACCCGGCCCGCGATCTGGGACCGCGCTTGTTCACCTACTTGATGGGGTGGGGGAAGCTGGCCTTTTCGGGTGATTACGGCAGCACGACGCAGTATTGGTGGATCCCGATCGTCGGTCCGCTGATCGGCTCGGTCGTCGGCATCTTCCTGTACGACTTCTTCATCGGCCGCGCGCTCGATGCGCGCGCGACGCTGCTACTGACCCCGGAGCCGGGTCTGGCGCCGTTGCCCACCACCGATGGTGCGTCAAAGGTGGCCGGTCCCGTCACCGCCGAGGACAGTGCCGGCGCCGAGGACCACGCCGCCTAG
- a CDS encoding class I adenylate-forming enzyme family protein: protein MSISLLLEMAASSNPDRTAVVSGDLRLTTQQLSDLADGGAGVIAESGAQHVAYVGIGGAMLPVLIFAAARAGLPFTPLNYRLSAEGIQTLIERLPEPVVVVDSRYRDMLGDSSKQVMLSDDFLAAARGAEPASDIPVFADPESVAIVLFTSGTTSQPKAVELSHNNLTSYVTGTVEFDSAGAQDAALICVPPYHIAGVGAALSNLYAGRKMVYLPNFDAGEWVRLIGAEHVTTATLVPTMLDRVVSVLEAGDDASRDLTSLRNLAYGGSKVSLPLVRRALELLPGVGFVNAYGLTETSSTIAVLTPDDHRAAQAALAAADSAAVKRLGSVGRPVPGIEVEIRDDEGKALPPGQTGELFVRGEQVSGRYTGLGSVLDENGWFPTKDIAMLDEEGYLFIGGRSDDTIIRGGENIAPAELEEVLVEHPHVRDVAVVGVEDPQWGQAIVAVVVPRPGSDPDPEELREHVRKTLRGSRTPDRVVFRDELPTTPTGKVLRREIIEDLAGLQAAPVEQ from the coding sequence GTGAGCATTTCTTTGCTTCTTGAGATGGCTGCGTCGAGCAACCCCGATCGCACCGCCGTGGTCTCGGGTGACCTGCGGTTGACGACGCAGCAGCTCAGTGATCTGGCCGATGGCGGCGCGGGTGTCATCGCGGAGTCGGGCGCTCAGCACGTGGCCTACGTGGGCATTGGCGGCGCGATGCTGCCGGTGCTGATCTTCGCGGCGGCGCGCGCCGGTCTGCCCTTCACCCCGCTCAACTACCGGCTGTCCGCCGAGGGCATTCAGACGCTGATCGAGCGGCTGCCCGAACCTGTGGTCGTCGTCGACAGCCGCTACCGGGACATGCTGGGCGATTCGTCGAAACAGGTAATGCTTTCCGACGACTTCCTGGCGGCCGCCCGCGGCGCCGAACCCGCTTCAGACATTCCCGTGTTTGCCGACCCGGAGTCGGTCGCGATCGTGCTGTTCACCTCGGGCACCACGTCGCAGCCCAAGGCCGTCGAACTCTCGCACAACAACCTGACCAGCTATGTCACCGGAACCGTCGAATTCGACTCGGCCGGTGCGCAGGACGCGGCCCTGATCTGCGTGCCGCCGTATCACATCGCCGGGGTCGGCGCCGCGCTGTCGAATCTGTACGCCGGCCGCAAGATGGTCTACCTGCCGAACTTCGACGCAGGCGAATGGGTGCGGCTGATCGGCGCCGAGCATGTGACCACCGCGACGCTGGTGCCCACCATGCTGGATCGTGTCGTCAGCGTGCTCGAGGCGGGTGACGACGCTTCCCGCGACCTGACGTCGCTGCGCAACCTGGCCTACGGCGGCTCGAAGGTCAGCCTCCCGTTGGTGCGCCGGGCGCTCGAGCTGTTGCCGGGCGTGGGCTTCGTCAACGCCTATGGGCTGACCGAGACGAGCTCGACGATCGCGGTGTTGACTCCCGACGACCACCGCGCGGCGCAAGCGGCATTGGCCGCGGCCGACTCCGCCGCGGTCAAGCGGCTGGGCTCGGTCGGTCGCCCGGTGCCCGGCATCGAGGTCGAGATCCGCGATGACGAGGGCAAGGCGCTGCCGCCCGGTCAGACCGGCGAGCTCTTCGTGCGCGGCGAGCAGGTCTCCGGCCGCTATACCGGACTCGGCTCGGTGCTCGACGAAAACGGTTGGTTCCCAACCAAAGACATCGCGATGCTGGATGAAGAAGGCTACCTGTTCATCGGCGGACGCAGTGACGACACCATCATCCGCGGCGGCGAGAACATCGCGCCCGCCGAGCTGGAGGAGGTGCTGGTCGAGCATCCGCACGTGCGTGACGTCGCCGTCGTCGGCGTCGAAGACCCGCAGTGGGGACAAGCCATCGTGGCCGTGGTGGTACCGCGGCCCGGCTCCGATCCCGATCCCGAGGAATTACGGGAGCACGTCCGCAAGACTTTGCGCGGTTCTCGTACCCCCGACCGCGTAGTGTTTCGCGACGAGCTGCCGACCACACCCACGGGCAAGGTGCTGCGGCGGGAAATCATCGAAGACTTAGCAGGGTTGCAGGCCGCACCGGTCGAGCAGTAA
- a CDS encoding TetR/AcrR family transcriptional regulator has protein sequence MPTTTDVAPEAASTKRGGTRTRMLVSAAEVMRERGAAGVTIDAVLARSGAPRGSVYYHFPDGRNQILSEALRYSGDSITATIDAAADHGARALLREFIELWERLLTDGDFLAGCPVVAAAISSDENDQDLTIEAGVILGRWCTALTQAFMKDGFDDDDAASLAVTSISALEGAIVLARSSRCVRPLSQVGEQLEFLIKAREFVTRNGIPKQDGS, from the coding sequence GTGCCGACCACCACCGACGTTGCGCCGGAAGCCGCGTCGACGAAGCGCGGCGGCACCCGCACCAGGATGCTCGTCAGCGCCGCCGAAGTGATGCGTGAGCGCGGGGCCGCCGGCGTCACCATCGACGCCGTGCTGGCGCGCAGCGGCGCCCCGCGCGGTTCGGTCTACTACCACTTTCCCGACGGGCGCAATCAGATCCTGAGCGAGGCGCTGCGGTATTCGGGGGATTCCATCACCGCCACGATCGACGCCGCCGCCGACCACGGCGCCAGGGCATTGCTGCGCGAGTTCATCGAACTCTGGGAGCGGCTGCTGACCGATGGCGACTTCCTCGCCGGCTGCCCGGTGGTCGCCGCCGCGATCAGCTCGGACGAAAACGATCAGGACCTGACCATCGAAGCCGGCGTGATCCTGGGCCGGTGGTGCACGGCATTGACCCAGGCATTCATGAAGGACGGGTTCGACGACGACGACGCGGCCTCGCTGGCGGTGACGTCGATCTCGGCGCTAGAGGGCGCGATCGTGCTGGCTCGCTCGAGTCGCTGCGTGCGCCCGCTCAGCCAGGTTGGCGAACAGCTCGAATTCCTGATCAAGGCAAGGGAATTCGTTACCCGCAATGGGATTCCCAAGCAGGACGGCTCGTAG
- a CDS encoding crotonase/enoyl-CoA hydratase family protein, translated as MSNSPAGQILPVLDTVSLERDGHVLLIGLNRPHKRNAFDRAMLADLSRAYAVLESDTSVRAGVLFAHGDHLTAGLDLADVGPGIASGENPFPDDGRDPWRLEDTWTTPLVAVAHGWCMTLGIELLLAADIRVAAADARFTQLEVRRGIYPFGGATIRLPREAGWGNAMRWLLTGDEFDAAEAHRIGLVQEVADDAAAALARARDIAHTIAERAAPLGVRATLASAHLARTQGEAAAIERLRPAVAELFASEDAAEGVQSFVERREAHFQGR; from the coding sequence ATGTCCAACAGCCCCGCCGGTCAGATCCTTCCCGTCCTGGACACCGTATCCCTGGAGCGCGACGGACACGTTTTGCTGATCGGTCTGAATCGACCGCACAAACGCAACGCGTTCGACCGCGCGATGCTCGCCGATCTGTCCCGCGCGTACGCGGTGCTGGAGTCCGACACCTCGGTGCGGGCCGGCGTGTTGTTCGCGCACGGCGACCACTTGACCGCGGGTTTGGATCTCGCCGACGTCGGCCCCGGCATCGCCTCGGGGGAGAACCCCTTCCCCGACGACGGCCGGGACCCGTGGCGGCTCGAGGACACCTGGACCACACCGCTGGTCGCCGTCGCGCACGGTTGGTGCATGACGCTGGGCATCGAGTTGCTGTTGGCCGCCGACATCCGGGTCGCCGCCGCAGACGCCAGATTCACCCAGCTCGAGGTGCGGCGGGGAATCTACCCGTTCGGCGGCGCGACGATCCGGCTGCCGCGCGAGGCCGGCTGGGGCAACGCGATGCGCTGGCTACTTACGGGCGACGAGTTCGACGCGGCCGAAGCGCACCGCATCGGGCTGGTCCAGGAGGTGGCCGACGATGCGGCCGCGGCCCTGGCCCGAGCACGCGACATCGCGCACACGATCGCCGAACGCGCGGCGCCGCTGGGGGTGCGGGCCACGCTGGCGTCGGCACACCTGGCCCGCACCCAGGGTGAGGCGGCCGCGATCGAACGCCTGCGGCCCGCCGTCGCCGAGCTGTTCGCCAGCGAGGACGCCGCCGAGGGCGTGCAGTCGTTCGTCGAGCGGCGCGAGGCCCACTTCCAGGGCCGTTAG
- a CDS encoding aldehyde dehydrogenase, translated as MGDIKTEYDKLFIGGKWTEPSSSEVIEVRCPATGEYFGKTPLAVAADVDAAVAAARAAFDSGPWPTTPPKERAAVIANVVKLMEERKELLSALLAGETGQPPTTIETMHWMGSMGSMNFFAGPAVDQVKWREIRNGSYGQTIVHREPIGVVGAIVAWNVPLFLAVNKLGPALLAGCTVVLKPAAETPLTTNALAEIFAEAGLPEGVLSVVPGGIETGQALTSNAGVDLFTFTGSSGVGKEIGRRAAELLKPCTLELGGKSAAILLEDVDLASAIPMLVFSGIMNTGQACVGQTRILAPRSRYDEIVDAVSTFVQALPVGPPSDPAAQIGSLISEKQRARVEGYIAKGIEEGARLVCGGGRPEGLDNGFFVQPTVFADVDNKMTIAQEEIFGPVLAVIPYDTVDDAIKIANDSAYGLAGSVWTTDIPKGIEISEQIRTGTYAINWYAFDPGAPFGGYKNSGIGRENGPEGVEHFTQQKSVLMPMGYTVDA; from the coding sequence ATGGGCGACATCAAGACCGAATACGACAAGCTTTTCATCGGCGGCAAATGGACCGAACCGTCGAGTTCCGAAGTCATCGAGGTGCGCTGTCCGGCGACCGGTGAGTACTTCGGCAAGACGCCGCTAGCCGTGGCCGCCGACGTCGACGCCGCGGTGGCCGCGGCCCGCGCCGCGTTCGACAGCGGCCCGTGGCCGACGACGCCGCCGAAAGAGCGGGCGGCCGTCATCGCCAACGTGGTCAAGCTGATGGAGGAGCGCAAGGAGTTGCTGAGCGCGCTGCTCGCCGGTGAGACCGGCCAGCCGCCGACCACTATCGAGACGATGCACTGGATGGGCTCGATGGGCTCGATGAACTTCTTCGCCGGCCCGGCCGTCGACCAGGTCAAGTGGCGCGAGATCCGCAACGGCTCCTACGGGCAGACCATCGTGCATCGCGAGCCGATCGGCGTCGTCGGCGCAATCGTCGCCTGGAACGTGCCGCTGTTCCTGGCGGTCAACAAGCTCGGTCCCGCGCTGCTGGCCGGGTGCACCGTCGTGCTCAAGCCGGCCGCCGAAACCCCCTTGACCACAAACGCTTTGGCGGAGATCTTCGCCGAGGCCGGCCTGCCCGAGGGCGTGCTGTCGGTGGTGCCGGGTGGTATCGAGACCGGCCAGGCCCTGACGTCCAACGCGGGAGTCGACCTGTTCACCTTCACCGGCAGCTCGGGTGTCGGCAAGGAGATCGGCCGGCGGGCCGCCGAGCTGCTCAAGCCGTGCACGCTGGAGCTGGGCGGGAAGTCGGCAGCGATCCTGCTCGAGGACGTCGACCTGGCGTCGGCGATCCCGATGCTGGTGTTCTCCGGAATCATGAACACCGGGCAGGCCTGCGTGGGCCAGACCCGCATCCTGGCGCCGCGCTCACGCTACGACGAAATCGTCGATGCGGTAAGCACATTCGTGCAGGCGCTGCCGGTGGGGCCGCCGTCGGACCCGGCCGCTCAGATCGGGTCGCTGATCTCGGAGAAGCAGCGTGCCCGGGTGGAGGGCTACATCGCCAAGGGCATCGAGGAGGGCGCCCGGCTAGTGTGCGGCGGCGGCCGTCCCGAAGGCCTGGACAACGGCTTCTTCGTCCAGCCCACGGTGTTCGCCGACGTCGACAACAAGATGACGATCGCCCAGGAGGAGATCTTCGGGCCGGTACTCGCGGTCATCCCCTACGACACCGTGGACGACGCGATCAAGATCGCCAACGACTCGGCGTATGGCCTGGCCGGCAGCGTGTGGACGACCGATATCCCCAAGGGCATCGAGATTTCGGAGCAGATTCGCACCGGGACCTACGCGATCAACTGGTACGCCTTCGACCCCGGGGCTCCGTTCGGCGGCTACAAGAACTCCGGCATCGGCCGCGAGAACGGGCCCGAAGGTGTCGAGCACTTCACCCAGCAGAAGAGCGTGCTGATGCCGATGGGCTACACCGTCGACGCCTGA
- a CDS encoding class I SAM-dependent methyltransferase, which translates to MAVTDVFGRRATLSRSVRLLSEFRYEQRDPARFYGALAADTVALIGDLWLAARGQPLTGRLVLDVGGGPGYFAAAFAEAGARYLGVEPDPNEMHAAGPALARPTDSFVRASGMALPFADDSVDICLSSNVAEHVPRPWQLGAEMLRVTKPGGLAVLSYTVWLGPFGGHEMGLTHYLGGQRAAARYARKHGHRAKNDYGSSLFAVSAAEGLSWAENTGALLAAFPRYHPRWAWRLTSVPVLREFLVSNLVLVLSPRE; encoded by the coding sequence GTGGCGGTGACTGACGTGTTCGGGCGACGGGCCACGCTGTCGCGCTCGGTGCGGCTGCTGTCGGAGTTTCGCTACGAGCAGCGGGACCCCGCCCGGTTCTACGGCGCGCTGGCGGCCGATACCGTGGCGTTGATCGGCGATCTCTGGCTGGCCGCCCGCGGCCAACCGCTGACCGGCCGCCTCGTCCTCGACGTCGGGGGCGGGCCGGGATATTTCGCGGCGGCCTTCGCCGAGGCCGGTGCCCGCTACCTCGGTGTCGAACCCGACCCGAACGAAATGCACGCGGCCGGCCCCGCCCTGGCGCGACCGACTGACTCGTTTGTGCGGGCGTCGGGCATGGCGTTGCCCTTCGCCGACGACTCCGTGGACATCTGCCTGTCGTCCAACGTCGCCGAACACGTGCCGCGGCCGTGGCAGCTCGGCGCCGAGATGCTGCGGGTCACCAAGCCGGGCGGGCTGGCCGTGCTGTCCTACACCGTCTGGCTGGGCCCGTTCGGTGGGCACGAGATGGGGCTGACGCACTACCTGGGCGGCCAGCGCGCCGCCGCACGTTATGCCCGCAAACACGGCCACCGCGCGAAAAACGACTACGGCTCGTCGTTGTTCGCGGTATCGGCGGCGGAAGGGCTGAGCTGGGCCGAGAACACCGGGGCGCTGCTGGCCGCATTCCCGCGCTACCACCCGCGATGGGCGTGGCGGCTGACGTCGGTGCCGGTGCTGCGCGAGTTCCTGGTCAGCAATCTCGTGCTGGTGCTGTCGCCCCGAGAATGA
- a CDS encoding glycosyltransferase family 4 protein, protein MSDLRSVLLLCWRDTGHPQGGGSEAYLQRIGTQLAATGIAVTLRTARYSGAPRREVVDGVRISRSGGRYSVYVLALLAIAAARLGLGPLRRVRPDVVVDAQNGLPFCARLLYGRRVLVLVHHCHREQWPVAGPVLGRLGWFVESWLSPRLHRRNQYLTVSLPSARDLVALGVANERIAVVRNGLDEAPQRSLSGPRSAVPRVVVLSRLVPHKQIEDALETVAALRPRLGDLHLDIVGDGWWRRRLVDHVQRLGIDDAVTFHGHVDDVTKHHVLQGAWVHVLPSRKEGWGLAVVEAAQHRVPTIGYRSSGGLSDSIVDGVTGILVDNRAELLDRLEQLLCDPVLRDELGAKAQTRSGEFSWTQSADAMRAVLEAVQAGTFVSGVV, encoded by the coding sequence ATGTCTGACCTGCGATCCGTCCTGCTGCTGTGCTGGCGCGACACCGGCCACCCGCAGGGCGGCGGCAGCGAAGCCTATTTACAGCGCATCGGCACGCAACTGGCCGCGACCGGCATCGCCGTCACCCTGCGCACCGCCCGCTACTCCGGCGCACCGCGGCGCGAGGTCGTCGACGGTGTGCGGATCAGCCGTTCCGGCGGCCGCTATTCGGTGTACGTGTTGGCGTTGCTGGCGATCGCCGCCGCCCGGTTGGGGCTCGGTCCGCTGCGGCGAGTGCGCCCCGACGTCGTGGTCGACGCGCAGAACGGTTTGCCGTTTTGCGCCCGGCTGCTCTACGGCCGCCGCGTGCTGGTGCTGGTCCACCACTGCCACCGCGAGCAGTGGCCGGTCGCTGGGCCGGTGCTGGGCCGGCTGGGCTGGTTTGTCGAGTCGTGGCTCTCGCCGCGGCTGCACCGCCGCAATCAGTACCTGACGGTGTCGCTGCCGTCGGCGCGTGACCTGGTCGCCCTGGGCGTGGCCAACGAGCGGATCGCGGTGGTGCGCAACGGCCTCGACGAGGCGCCGCAGCGGTCGCTGTCCGGGCCGCGTTCGGCCGTGCCGCGGGTGGTAGTGCTCTCGCGGCTGGTGCCGCACAAGCAGATCGAGGACGCCCTGGAAACCGTTGCCGCACTGCGGCCGCGGCTGGGCGATCTGCATCTCGACATCGTGGGCGACGGCTGGTGGCGCCGGCGACTGGTCGACCATGTCCAGCGCCTGGGCATCGACGATGCGGTGACCTTCCATGGCCATGTCGACGACGTGACCAAACACCATGTGCTGCAGGGAGCTTGGGTGCATGTGCTGCCGTCGCGCAAGGAGGGCTGGGGGCTGGCGGTCGTCGAGGCCGCACAGCACCGGGTGCCGACGATCGGCTACCGATCCTCGGGCGGCCTGTCCGACTCGATCGTCGACGGGGTGACCGGGATATTGGTCGACAACCGCGCCGAGCTGCTGGATCGCCTCGAACAACTGCTGTGCGATCCGGTGCTGCGCGACGAATTGGGCGCCAAGGCGCAGACGCGCAGCGGCGAGTTCTCCTGGACCCAAAGCGCCGACGCGATGCGCGCCGTACTGGAAGCCGTGCAAGCCGGCACGTTCGTCAGCGGCGTGGTCTAA